The following are encoded in a window of Congzhengia minquanensis genomic DNA:
- a CDS encoding serine hydrolase: protein MNHVSPEKAGISSEQVLKFVQSLENRNLSTHNVILARGEDVFFEHYWPPFDKSFGHRMYSVSKSIVSIAVGFCEQDGLLCLDDKISKYFPEEAKRATDENLKNQTVRHMLMMATAKPAQNWFAAAPDDRVRFYFENDGVQSRPSGTIYNYDSSGSFILAALAERLTGKPFMEYLREKLFDKIGVSKEAFCLKCPGGHSWGDSGVICTPRDLLKIARFLLNGGTWNGEQILNERYVTEATAKQIDNNPWGLNDFDTQGYGFQFWRTWRNSFFFNGMGCQFAVCVPDLDLILVYNGDNQGKNLAKNVIFEAFFTHIADSMQGGPLAENAASQEQLDAYCAGLTLAAAKGSKHSDFEREVNGVTFAVRDNPMGITKFKLEFDGNGGGQFGFTNAQGDKAIAFRMCENAFGAFPQEGYADEVGTVKTKGHFYRCAASAAWIEPKKLFLKVQIIDEYFGNLGITIGFDGSGKAGLYCAKSAEDFLNEYEGFAEAEKII from the coding sequence GTGAACCATGTATCACCGGAAAAGGCGGGAATCTCCTCAGAGCAGGTGCTGAAGTTTGTTCAGAGCCTTGAAAACAGAAATCTTTCGACCCACAACGTGATTTTAGCCCGGGGGGAGGATGTTTTCTTTGAACACTACTGGCCGCCCTTTGACAAAAGCTTCGGCCACCGGATGTATTCCGTCAGCAAGAGCATTGTTTCCATTGCGGTTGGGTTTTGCGAGCAGGACGGGCTTTTGTGCCTTGACGACAAAATTTCAAAGTATTTTCCCGAGGAGGCAAAACGGGCAACGGACGAAAACCTGAAAAATCAGACCGTTCGCCATATGCTGATGATGGCAACGGCAAAGCCGGCGCAGAACTGGTTTGCCGCCGCGCCGGACGACCGCGTGCGGTTTTATTTTGAAAATGACGGGGTGCAGTCGCGGCCGTCGGGCACAATTTATAACTACGACAGCAGCGGCTCGTTTATTCTGGCGGCGCTGGCGGAGCGGCTCACGGGAAAGCCGTTTATGGAATATTTGAGAGAGAAGCTGTTCGACAAAATCGGCGTTTCAAAAGAGGCGTTTTGTCTGAAATGCCCCGGCGGCCATTCGTGGGGGGACTCGGGCGTGATTTGCACGCCCCGGGACTTGCTGAAAATTGCGCGGTTTCTGTTAAACGGCGGAACGTGGAACGGCGAGCAGATTTTAAATGAACGCTATGTGACCGAAGCCACGGCAAAGCAGATTGACAACAACCCCTGGGGTTTGAACGATTTTGACACCCAGGGCTATGGATTTCAGTTTTGGCGCACCTGGCGAAACTCGTTCTTTTTTAACGGCATGGGCTGTCAGTTTGCGGTGTGCGTTCCCGATTTAGACTTGATTTTGGTTTACAACGGCGACAATCAGGGCAAGAATTTGGCAAAGAACGTGATATTTGAAGCGTTTTTTACCCACATTGCAGACAGCATGCAGGGCGGCCCTCTGGCAGAGAATGCTGCTTCGCAGGAGCAGCTGGATGCATATTGCGCCGGCTTAACGCTTGCAGCGGCAAAGGGCAGCAAACACAGCGATTTTGAGCGGGAAGTGAACGGCGTGACGTTTGCGGTGCGGGATAATCCCATGGGGATTACGAAATTTAAACTGGAGTTCGACGGTAACGGCGGGGGGCAATTCGGCTTTACCAACGCCCAGGGGGACAAAGCAATTGCTTTTCGGATGTGTGAAAATGCGTTTGGTGCGTTTCCCCAGGAAGGGTATGCAGACGAAGTGGGAACGGTGAAAACCAAGGGGCATTTTTACCGGTGCGCCGCATCAGCGGCGTGGATTGAGCCGAAAAAGCTGTTTTTAAAGGTGCAGATTATTGACGAATATTTCGGCAATCTGGGCATTACCATTGGGTTTGACGGCAGCGGAAAGGCCGGGCTTTATTGCGCCAAAAGCGCAGAGGACTTTTTAAACGAATATGAAGGGTTTGCGGAGGCGGAAAAAATCATTTAA
- a CDS encoding glycoside hydrolase family 16 protein: protein MKFGHRACAAAVSAVVLFGFGISMAGAENQGASGGISMYKDPAKSLLRQFLYGSSIAERVLLKSGQYRLVWSDEFETGTVDETVWSFEEGYKRNNELQYYTKDNAWMEDGCLVLEARKESKFPGFAYTSASLTTRHKKSFHQGVFAVRAKLPEGQGLLPAFWTMGDQNYWPSGGEIDVFEMVGGAGRENTCHGTIHWGEYQGTSYSESGKTTLLSGTLSDEFHVYAAEWTDTEIIWFLDGREYYRTQLTEENKKYFTEPHRVLLSLAVGGDWPGAPDETTVFPQRYVIDWVRVYQK from the coding sequence ATGAAATTCGGGCATAGGGCCTGCGCGGCGGCGGTGTCGGCGGTTGTTTTGTTCGGTTTTGGCATAAGCATGGCAGGTGCGGAAAACCAGGGCGCGTCAGGCGGGATTTCTATGTATAAAGACCCGGCAAAAAGCTTGCTGCGGCAATTTCTTTACGGCAGCAGCATAGCGGAACGGGTGTTGTTAAAATCGGGCCAATACCGGCTTGTGTGGAGCGACGAGTTTGAAACAGGCACGGTGGACGAAACCGTGTGGAGCTTTGAAGAGGGCTATAAACGGAACAACGAGCTGCAATATTATACGAAAGACAACGCCTGGATGGAAGATGGGTGTTTGGTGTTAGAGGCAAGAAAGGAAAGCAAGTTTCCGGGGTTTGCATATACCTCTGCCAGCCTCACCACACGGCACAAAAAGTCGTTTCACCAGGGCGTGTTTGCGGTTCGGGCAAAGCTGCCCGAGGGGCAGGGCTTGCTCCCGGCGTTTTGGACCATGGGGGACCAAAACTATTGGCCCTCGGGCGGCGAGATTGACGTGTTTGAAATGGTGGGCGGCGCAGGCCGGGAAAACACCTGCCACGGCACCATTCACTGGGGGGAATATCAGGGAACGTCTTACTCGGAAAGCGGAAAGACCACGCTTTTAAGCGGAACGTTATCCGACGAATTTCACGTATATGCCGCAGAGTGGACGGACACGGAAATTATTTGGTTTTTAGACGGGCGGGAATATTACCGAACACAGCTAACAGAGGAAAACAAGAAATATTTTACCGAACCCCACCGGGTTTTGCTGAGTTTGGCCGTTGGGGGCGACTGGCCGGGCGCGCCGGACGAAACCACGGTTTTTCCTCAGCGGTATGTGATTGACTGGGTTCGGGTTTATCAAAAATAA
- a CDS encoding helix-turn-helix domain-containing protein — MRFCEIHPFVRFSRFLQPNDTGPFLCPYDCRLFYVKKGSVSVFAGGKEHVLRETDGIVIHSGVTYRVLRTAEDAKVLAVNFDFTFRQAAHDVPIPPDSPEKFVESNVLERVTFEDASAFNRAAAISGMGRFEDLLLKAHSEFGQNLIYSNAAAGAYLSLFLAECARFLSEGASGSGSSAADKIISYLHENFSGAITNSQLAELFHYHPNYINSLIRAKTGMSLRSYLLNIRIAKAVTLLETTHFSVTQIAQEVGFCDISYFSNYFKKVTGRSPKEFRNK; from the coding sequence GTGCGGTTTTGTGAAATTCATCCCTTTGTGCGGTTTTCAAGATTTTTGCAGCCGAACGACACGGGGCCTTTCCTTTGCCCCTACGACTGCCGGCTGTTTTATGTGAAAAAAGGGTCTGTTTCTGTGTTTGCCGGCGGAAAAGAGCACGTTCTCCGCGAAACGGACGGAATTGTCATTCATTCCGGCGTGACATATCGTGTGCTGCGCACGGCTGAGGACGCAAAGGTGCTTGCCGTGAACTTTGATTTCACCTTTCGGCAGGCGGCGCACGACGTTCCCATTCCCCCGGATTCACCGGAAAAATTTGTGGAAAGCAATGTTTTAGAGCGCGTCACCTTTGAAGACGCTTCTGCGTTTAACCGGGCGGCGGCAATTTCTGGCATGGGCCGGTTTGAAGATTTGCTGTTAAAGGCCCACAGCGAGTTCGGGCAAAACCTGATTTATTCCAATGCAGCCGCCGGCGCATATCTTTCTTTGTTTCTGGCGGAATGTGCGCGTTTTCTGTCTGAGGGGGCAAGCGGTTCGGGGTCTTCTGCGGCGGATAAAATCATTTCTTATCTGCATGAAAACTTTAGCGGCGCCATTACAAACAGCCAGCTTGCCGAGCTGTTTCACTATCACCCCAATTATATCAACAGTTTAATTCGGGCGAAAACCGGCATGTCTCTGCGCAGTTATTTGCTGAACATTCGCATTGCGAAGGCTGTGACGCTGCTGGAAACCACTCATTTTTCGGTTACGCAAATCGCTCAGGAGGTGGGCTTTTGCGACATCAGCTATTTTTCAAACTATTTTAAAAAGGTTACGGGCAGGTCGCCCAAGGAGTTTCGAAACAAGTAA
- a CDS encoding L-fucose/L-arabinose isomerase family protein produces the protein MIERLTPRTAKIAIFAVAHATYWDQFPGLYEKIMGYHADLVAKVRANGAEVLDFGMVDSSEKAFSAAEKIAGSGADLLFCNMATYATSSVFAPILKETNLPMVLVALQPRKAMDYTKASTFMQLENDNICSVPEFTGVANRLGKPVTDVILGALYDDKEAEAELSEWCEIAKVLHSLKGARIGLMGHVLEAMYDMHADPTAAFSAFGVHVPLLEIDDLLTEYHKVTEAEIQEKIKLIKAEFDMPEPKSDPVTKKLTEEDLIQSAKSACALDRFIKTYNLTGLAYYYEGQEGSLARSLATTLIVGNSILNAQGVPMCGEFDLKTCIAMLILDRLNIGGSFAEFHPFDFNEDFILVGHDGPHHIAIAEGKPILRSLIKFHGKPGRGASVEFKIKEGPITMLGITQTAGGSFKFVIGEGISKKGAIPPTGNTNTRGFFAPTTKEFIKKWVMEGPTHHYALGVGHHGKTLEKIGKILGIETVFVK, from the coding sequence ATGATAGAACGACTCACCCCAAGAACAGCCAAAATTGCCATTTTTGCCGTGGCCCACGCCACCTACTGGGACCAGTTCCCCGGCCTTTATGAAAAAATTATGGGCTACCACGCAGATTTGGTTGCCAAGGTGCGGGCAAACGGCGCAGAGGTTCTCGATTTCGGCATGGTGGACAGCTCGGAAAAAGCGTTTTCCGCGGCGGAAAAAATCGCCGGCTCCGGGGCCGACCTGCTGTTTTGCAACATGGCCACCTATGCTACCTCGTCTGTGTTCGCCCCCATTTTAAAAGAAACAAACCTGCCCATGGTTTTGGTGGCGCTGCAGCCGCGAAAGGCCATGGACTACACAAAAGCCAGCACGTTCATGCAGCTTGAAAACGACAACATCTGCTCCGTGCCGGAGTTCACAGGCGTTGCAAACCGTTTGGGCAAGCCGGTGACAGACGTAATTCTCGGCGCGCTTTACGACGACAAAGAGGCGGAAGCAGAACTTTCCGAGTGGTGCGAAATCGCCAAGGTGCTCCACAGCTTAAAGGGCGCGCGCATTGGCTTAATGGGCCACGTTTTAGAGGCCATGTACGACATGCACGCCGACCCCACGGCGGCCTTTTCCGCCTTCGGCGTGCATGTTCCGCTTTTAGAAATTGACGATTTGCTGACAGAATATCACAAAGTAACGGAAGCAGAAATCCAGGAAAAAATCAAGCTGATAAAGGCCGAATTCGACATGCCGGAACCAAAGTCCGACCCCGTTACCAAAAAGCTTACGGAGGAGGACTTAATTCAGTCCGCCAAATCTGCCTGCGCACTGGACCGGTTCATAAAAACCTACAACCTCACCGGCCTGGCCTATTACTACGAGGGGCAGGAGGGCTCCCTGGCCCGCAGCCTGGCCACCACGCTCATTGTGGGAAACTCCATTTTAAACGCCCAGGGCGTGCCCATGTGCGGCGAATTCGACTTAAAAACCTGCATTGCCATGCTGATTTTAGACCGCTTAAACATCGGCGGCAGCTTTGCAGAGTTTCACCCCTTCGATTTTAACGAGGACTTCATTCTGGTGGGCCACGACGGCCCCCACCACATTGCCATTGCGGAGGGAAAACCAATTCTGCGCAGCCTGATTAAATTTCACGGAAAACCCGGCCGCGGCGCGTCGGTGGAATTTAAAATTAAAGAAGGCCCCATCACCATGCTTGGCATTACCCAAACCGCCGGCGGCTCGTTTAAGTTTGTCATTGGCGAGGGCATTTCCAAAAAGGGCGCAATCCCGCCTACCGGCAACACCAATACCAGAGGCTTTTTTGCTCCCACCACAAAGGAGTTCATTAAAAAATGGGTCATGGAAGGCCCCACCCATCACTACGCGCTGGGCGTTGGCCATCACGGAAAAACGTTGGAAAAAATCGGTAAAATTTTAGGAATTGAAACTGTGTTTGTAAAATAA
- a CDS encoding alpha/beta hydrolase family protein translates to MVIHTEPPEAADSYRADYAAGVERFIKEQNTLAKQARTAFMPPEDFPAKIEHYREMFLQMLGTSRLPDNGSPQLKQEFSDADDVCSIYRVTVTVLGCIPFYGLLMVPHSVSGAAKSPLIIAQHGGGGTPELAADFHGKNNYGHLIQRLLARGAVVFAPQLLLWNQGETFDTCPGHKVPYDRTVTDVNLKRMGLSITGLEIYCISQSVTALSALDAVDETAVGMAGLSYGGYYTLYTMAADTRIKSGLACGCFNDRDCYPWQDMTYFQSGTTFQDAEVAALCAPRRLYVSIGEKDPVFTFQTALPEARRVKPYYQAFGAEQNFVFETWNGEHTVNPAPDGFDFLFSAFK, encoded by the coding sequence ATGGTAATCCATACGGAACCGCCCGAAGCGGCGGACAGCTACCGCGCAGACTACGCCGCCGGAGTGGAACGGTTCATAAAAGAACAAAACACTTTGGCGAAACAGGCCCGCACCGCATTTATGCCCCCGGAGGACTTTCCCGCAAAAATAGAACATTACCGGGAAATGTTTTTGCAAATGCTGGGCACTTCCCGCCTGCCGGACAACGGCAGCCCCCAGTTAAAACAGGAGTTTTCCGACGCAGATGATGTGTGCAGCATTTACCGCGTAACCGTCACCGTTTTAGGCTGCATTCCCTTCTATGGCCTGCTGATGGTGCCCCACAGCGTTTCCGGCGCGGCAAAATCCCCGCTGATCATTGCCCAGCACGGCGGTGGCGGCACGCCGGAGCTTGCCGCGGACTTTCACGGCAAAAACAATTACGGGCACCTGATTCAAAGGCTCCTGGCCCGGGGAGCGGTGGTGTTTGCGCCCCAGCTCCTTTTGTGGAACCAGGGAGAAACATTCGACACCTGTCCCGGCCACAAGGTGCCCTATGACCGCACTGTGACGGATGTGAACTTAAAGCGTATGGGGCTCAGCATAACGGGGCTTGAAATTTACTGCATTTCGCAGTCTGTCACCGCCCTGTCGGCCTTAGATGCGGTTGACGAAACCGCCGTTGGCATGGCGGGCCTTTCCTACGGCGGATATTACACCCTTTACACCATGGCGGCGGACACAAGAATAAAGTCCGGCCTGGCCTGCGGCTGCTTTAACGACCGGGATTGCTACCCCTGGCAGGACATGACCTATTTTCAGTCCGGCACAACGTTTCAAGACGCAGAGGTGGCGGCCCTGTGCGCGCCCAGACGATTGTATGTGTCCATCGGCGAAAAAGACCCGGTGTTCACTTTTCAAACCGCCCTGCCCGAAGCAAGGCGGGTAAAACCTTACTATCAAGCCTTCGGCGCGGAACAAAATTTTGTGTTTGAAACCTGGAACGGGGAACACACCGTAAATCCTGCGCCCGACGGGTTTGACTTTTTGTTTTCTGCATTCAAATAA
- a CDS encoding glycoside hydrolase family 99-like domain-containing protein produces the protein MNTPIYAYYFPNWHVTPQNEIWHGKGWTEWQCVKYATPRFPGHVQPKVPLWGYEDESDPNVAAKKIACALKFGISGFIFDWYWYPEIGPYRIDCLEKGFFGAENFNDFQFAVMWCNHTPIAAHPSPYFFRNQPLTAGSVTKESFFDLTEHCIHRYFKMDQYIRVDGKPYFCIYSLSELVNSLGTDTAKNIISDFRNRARAAGVGELTIAVCAPVSNEPGQEKFGRLCKEIGVDMLTTHAWYKSHENALTYEYNDYIEPTIDRMKYVQNTWGLPLCPSVMVGEDNSPRTVQSEIFDPARGYPYSPIAVNNKPESVGGAVSKMLECMHNGTFHNAFLVIESWNEWTEGSYLEPCEEYGYQMLEAIRSAASQT, from the coding sequence ATGAACACACCCATTTACGCCTATTACTTTCCTAATTGGCACGTTACACCCCAAAACGAAATCTGGCACGGCAAAGGCTGGACAGAGTGGCAGTGTGTAAAATATGCCACGCCGCGCTTTCCCGGTCACGTACAGCCAAAGGTGCCCCTGTGGGGCTATGAAGACGAGTCCGACCCAAACGTTGCGGCAAAGAAAATTGCCTGCGCGTTAAAATTCGGCATCAGCGGCTTCATTTTCGACTGGTATTGGTATCCCGAAATCGGGCCATACCGCATTGACTGCCTGGAAAAGGGCTTTTTCGGCGCGGAAAACTTTAACGACTTCCAGTTTGCCGTGATGTGGTGTAACCACACTCCCATTGCCGCCCATCCCTCTCCTTACTTTTTCCGCAATCAGCCCCTAACCGCCGGCAGCGTAACAAAAGAGAGCTTTTTCGACTTAACCGAGCACTGCATTCACCGCTATTTTAAAATGGATCAATATATCCGGGTAGACGGCAAGCCCTACTTTTGCATTTATTCCCTCAGCGAGCTGGTCAACTCCCTGGGTACAGATACGGCAAAAAACATAATTTCCGATTTTAGAAACCGCGCACGGGCGGCCGGCGTGGGCGAGCTGACGATTGCCGTGTGCGCGCCTGTAAGCAACGAACCGGGACAGGAGAAATTCGGCCGGCTCTGCAAAGAAATCGGCGTCGACATGCTCACAACCCACGCCTGGTATAAATCCCATGAAAATGCGCTGACCTATGAGTATAACGATTACATTGAACCCACCATAGACCGCATGAAGTATGTGCAGAACACCTGGGGGCTTCCGCTGTGCCCATCAGTAATGGTTGGTGAAGACAACAGCCCCAGAACCGTGCAGTCAGAAATTTTTGACCCTGCCCGGGGATACCCCTACTCCCCCATTGCCGTGAATAACAAGCCGGAATCTGTCGGAGGCGCCGTGTCGAAAATGCTTGAATGCATGCATAACGGCACATTTCACAACGCGTTTTTAGTAATCGAAAGCTGGAACGAGTGGACGGAAGGAAGCTATTTAGAGCCCTGCGAAGAATATGGATATCAAATGTTAGAAGCCATCCGCAGCGCGGCTTCTCAAACCTAA
- a CDS encoding SGNH/GDSL hydrolase family protein yields the protein MNIEKLDKNMKVNTKIQEKNLCVYNIDDEPFELLGVQRDGDIYVRMDLNVAKSVSQSVYDLAKHTSGGRVRFKTDSKFIALFCKVPAVGTMRHMPKTGQCGFDVFADGVFTAFVAPDDETPEEFEGIHYFPDKKMREIVIGFPLYNTTNHLYLGLENGAAVEKCPPYEKKVVFYGSSITQGACASRPGSSYASITARSLGWDFLNLGFSGNAKGETAMANYIKNLKMDVFVYDYDHNAPDSAHLEKTHKPFFDIIRAQNPSLPVIFMSRPDFHNGSLEDNIKRKAVIFNTFAKAMADGDKNVYFIDGNSLWGEYGYDCCTVDGCHPTDLGMWRMAEMVTNTIRRIKF from the coding sequence ATGAACATTGAAAAATTGGATAAAAACATGAAAGTAAATACAAAGATACAGGAAAAAAATCTGTGCGTTTACAATATTGACGACGAACCCTTTGAGCTTTTAGGCGTTCAGCGGGACGGCGACATCTATGTGCGCATGGATTTAAACGTGGCAAAATCGGTAAGCCAAAGCGTTTACGACCTGGCAAAGCACACCTCCGGCGGCAGGGTGCGTTTTAAAACGGACTCGAAATTTATCGCCCTGTTCTGCAAGGTTCCGGCTGTGGGCACCATGCGTCACATGCCGAAAACAGGCCAGTGCGGCTTCGACGTGTTTGCCGACGGCGTTTTCACCGCCTTTGTTGCGCCGGATGACGAAACACCGGAAGAGTTTGAAGGAATTCACTATTTTCCCGACAAAAAAATGCGGGAAATCGTCATTGGCTTCCCCCTTTATAACACAACAAACCACTTATATTTAGGCCTTGAAAACGGGGCGGCTGTTGAAAAATGCCCGCCTTATGAAAAAAAAGTGGTGTTTTACGGTTCCTCCATCACCCAGGGGGCCTGTGCCTCCCGTCCCGGCAGCAGCTACGCTTCCATAACGGCCCGCAGCCTGGGGTGGGACTTTTTAAACCTGGGATTTTCCGGCAACGCCAAGGGCGAAACGGCCATGGCAAACTACATAAAAAACCTAAAAATGGACGTGTTTGTGTATGACTATGACCACAACGCGCCAGACAGCGCGCATTTAGAAAAAACTCACAAGCCGTTTTTCGATATTATCCGGGCGCAAAACCCCTCGCTCCCCGTAATTTTCATGTCGCGGCCAGACTTTCACAACGGCTCTTTGGAGGACAACATAAAACGCAAAGCCGTAATATTTAACACCTTTGCCAAAGCTATGGCAGACGGCGACAAAAACGTATATTTTATAGACGGCAACTCCCTCTGGGGTGAATATGGCTACGACTGCTGCACCGTAGACGGCTGTCACCCCACAGATTTGGGCATGTGGCGCATGGCGGAAATGGTGACAAACACCATCCGCAGAATAAAGTTTTAG
- a CDS encoding glycoside hydrolase family 32 protein, which produces MAKRLHHHFEPEKGWINDPNGLVFFRGEYHAFFQHNPYEPKWGPMHWGHAVSRDLIHWNELPIALSPDQPYENSGGCFSGGALVKDNVLYVFYTAVSEELGQTQCLAMSRDGVHFEKYPGNPIIKSYPSDGSEDFRDPHVFEYGGAYFMVIGSGKNGVGKILLYRSEDLINWDYRGVLFEGAKYGGVLECPDFFALDGKFVLMFSQMGRKTHSTAFITGQFDGERFLPEAEFYPEAGPHFYAPQTFHDETGRRILIAWLYSWDKTPDETVPYAGALTIPREVFFCPGNGALCTYPVKEAWPLFAKSDEHVEISENCVKIKTKKNEPPLRFSGHVKQVDILTDTKTIEVFINGGESSFSYWF; this is translated from the coding sequence ATGGCGAAACGTTTGCACCATCACTTTGAGCCGGAAAAAGGCTGGATAAATGACCCCAACGGGCTGGTGTTCTTCCGTGGAGAATACCATGCGTTTTTCCAGCATAATCCCTACGAGCCGAAATGGGGACCCATGCATTGGGGCCACGCGGTCAGCCGCGACCTCATTCACTGGAACGAGCTGCCCATTGCCCTCTCGCCCGACCAGCCTTACGAAAACAGCGGCGGGTGCTTTTCCGGCGGCGCTTTGGTGAAAGACAATGTGCTCTATGTGTTTTACACCGCGGTGTCAGAGGAACTGGGGCAAACGCAGTGTTTGGCAATGAGCCGCGACGGGGTGCACTTTGAAAAATATCCCGGCAATCCAATCATAAAATCTTACCCCTCAGACGGCAGCGAAGATTTCCGCGACCCTCACGTTTTTGAATACGGCGGCGCCTATTTCATGGTAATCGGCTCCGGCAAAAACGGCGTGGGCAAAATTTTGCTCTACCGCTCGGAAGACTTAATAAACTGGGACTACCGCGGCGTGCTGTTTGAAGGAGCAAAATATGGCGGTGTGCTGGAGTGCCCGGACTTTTTTGCGCTGGACGGGAAATTTGTTCTGATGTTCTCGCAAATGGGCCGCAAAACCCATTCTACAGCCTTCATCACAGGGCAGTTCGATGGGGAGCGGTTTTTGCCCGAAGCGGAATTTTATCCCGAAGCCGGCCCTCATTTTTATGCGCCGCAAACCTTCCACGACGAAACCGGCCGCAGAATATTAATCGCCTGGCTCTATTCCTGGGATAAAACGCCGGATGAAACCGTGCCCTACGCCGGGGCGCTGACCATTCCGCGGGAAGTGTTTTTCTGCCCGGGAAACGGCGCGCTCTGCACCTATCCCGTAAAAGAAGCCTGGCCGCTTTTTGCAAAAAGCGACGAGCATGTTGAAATTTCAGAAAACTGCGTAAAAATAAAAACAAAGAAAAACGAGCCGCCCTTACGGTTCAGCGGCCATGTAAAACAGGTGGATATTTTGACCGACACCAAAACCATTGAAGTTTTCATAAACGGCGGCGAATCCTCATTTTCCTACTGGTTTTAG